In Microvenator marinus, one genomic interval encodes:
- a CDS encoding histone deacetylase family protein produces the protein MRVFYSDHFTVTLPEGHRFPMEKYRLLRDHLVNHEILGPGELSEPLRDSREVLHLAHDPDYVARFLAGQIDSRHMRKVGFPWSEAFVLRVLATVSGALSAADEALVSGFSGNLAGGTHHASRAQGEGFCVFNDLATVAMDLVARGLERIVILDLDVHHGNGNVEILGAIPEVSIISVHGERNYPFQKPSSCLDIGLPDGTGDSTYLRVVEQVLEIVHRLKPQIILYQAGVDALHSDSLGKLAMTHRGLERRDELVLGYAKRHDVPISLALGGGYAKPIADSVLAYANTYRVARRVFAE, from the coding sequence GTGAGAGTCTTCTACTCCGACCATTTTACGGTGACGCTTCCGGAAGGGCATCGATTCCCGATGGAAAAGTATCGACTCCTTCGCGACCACCTTGTGAACCACGAGATTCTTGGGCCTGGCGAGCTGAGCGAGCCGCTGCGCGACTCTAGAGAAGTTCTGCATCTTGCGCATGACCCTGATTACGTGGCGCGCTTTCTCGCTGGGCAGATCGACTCAAGGCATATGAGGAAGGTGGGCTTCCCTTGGTCCGAGGCCTTTGTCTTGCGCGTGCTCGCTACAGTTTCAGGGGCATTATCCGCCGCGGATGAAGCGTTGGTATCTGGTTTCTCGGGGAATCTAGCAGGTGGGACACACCACGCTTCAAGGGCGCAAGGAGAAGGCTTTTGTGTCTTCAACGACCTGGCGACCGTGGCTATGGACCTAGTCGCGCGAGGCCTTGAGCGTATTGTGATTCTGGACCTTGATGTGCATCACGGAAACGGCAATGTAGAGATCTTGGGCGCGATCCCCGAAGTTTCGATAATCAGCGTTCACGGGGAGCGGAACTATCCCTTTCAAAAACCGTCGTCGTGCCTCGATATCGGACTCCCTGACGGGACGGGCGACTCCACGTATCTCAGGGTGGTCGAGCAGGTGCTCGAAATCGTGCACCGACTTAAGCCCCAAATCATCCTCTATCAAGCGGGCGTAGACGCACTCCACTCGGATTCGTTGGGTAAACTCGCGATGACTCATCGCGGCTTAGAGCGACGAGACGAATTGGTACTTGGGTACGCGAAGCGGCACGACGTGCCGATTTCGCTGGCGCTCGGAGGTGGTTATGCAAAGCCCATCGCCGACTCGGTTCTGGCCTATGCAAATACCTATCGTGTCGCACGTAGGGTGTTTGCTGAGTAG
- a CDS encoding alpha/beta fold hydrolase: protein MLAPNGLNYELYEGPNDTVVFLNGMSQSTLHWKSQARAFQSKFQVLTYDAQGQGDSPLSDVKLTLETHSKDLAELLDHIGAERVHLVGFSHGARVALQFAVDFPERVKSLVLCSATATPNALSRTIIRSWREILERGGVQAMSWAALPTILGNRFLEQNEHLLGGIIKASEQRNSRDGLMALLEGMQSYPDLSELARQVSAPTLVISADGDLLVTRDGAQELARLTKGRHVEVKGVGHTIPIEAPEEFRELVLGFLSEHA from the coding sequence ATGTTAGCCCCGAATGGATTAAATTACGAACTCTACGAAGGTCCCAATGATACGGTGGTCTTCCTCAACGGCATGAGTCAATCAACCCTACACTGGAAGTCGCAAGCACGTGCATTCCAGTCAAAGTTTCAGGTGCTGACTTACGATGCGCAAGGGCAGGGCGATAGCCCGCTGAGTGACGTCAAACTAACCTTGGAAACCCACTCCAAAGACCTGGCTGAACTTCTGGACCATATTGGTGCCGAAAGAGTGCACCTCGTGGGGTTTAGCCACGGGGCCCGGGTGGCCCTACAGTTTGCTGTGGATTTTCCTGAGCGCGTGAAATCACTTGTGCTGTGTTCGGCCACAGCCACACCCAATGCGCTTTCGAGAACCATCATCAGGTCTTGGCGCGAGATATTGGAGCGTGGAGGCGTGCAAGCCATGAGTTGGGCGGCACTGCCCACGATCCTTGGCAACCGCTTTCTGGAGCAAAATGAGCACCTCTTGGGCGGTATCATCAAGGCGTCTGAGCAGCGAAATAGCCGTGACGGACTCATGGCCCTTCTCGAAGGTATGCAATCGTACCCGGATTTGAGCGAGCTCGCGCGCCAGGTGAGCGCCCCAACTCTGGTGATTTCGGCAGATGGTGACCTGCTCGTGACCCGCGATGGGGCGCAAGAACTCGCGCGTTTGACCAAGGGTCGACACGTTGAGGTGAAAGGGGTGGGCCACACCATTCCGATCGAGGCGCCTGAAGAATTTCGTGAGCTGGTTCTTGGTTTTTTGTCTGAGCACGCGTGA
- a CDS encoding metallophosphoesterase family protein, whose translation MTRFFIFFLVVSACSAAPVEPAPNLRETKVEEVAPPKEIAPPVQPKSEPRAFRVAVVSDLNSSYGSLEYTPEVHETVRWLSEESRPDLVLSTGDMVAGMRRGLNYRAMWDSFLGNVVQPLDPIPFLPTPGNHDGAPNFAEEREEYLKTWTPRKPELNWVSDESWPTQYAFRFGGVLFISLDFSTVRWLDEEERVWLEDLLKDSERSVIFTHVPLHPIAAGRSREATRDRALEELLSRHPVTLIHGHHHAYFRHRHNGISTISMPCLGTGARKLKGQADAAENGVVILEFDDKEFADTLVAAPSFETRDLSTLPSTLDWEDSSIELYLGPLFCEARTC comes from the coding sequence GTGACGAGATTTTTCATTTTCTTTTTGGTGGTATCCGCATGCTCAGCGGCTCCTGTTGAGCCCGCGCCCAATTTGCGGGAAACCAAGGTTGAAGAAGTCGCGCCGCCAAAGGAGATTGCCCCACCGGTTCAACCGAAGAGCGAACCTCGAGCGTTTCGAGTCGCCGTAGTCTCGGACCTGAACTCGAGTTACGGCTCGTTGGAATACACCCCGGAGGTTCACGAAACGGTGCGATGGCTCTCAGAGGAGTCTCGGCCAGACCTCGTGCTCTCAACGGGCGATATGGTCGCAGGCATGCGACGCGGCCTTAATTACCGAGCCATGTGGGACTCATTCCTTGGGAACGTTGTCCAGCCTTTGGACCCCATTCCCTTCCTGCCGACGCCTGGCAACCACGACGGTGCACCGAATTTTGCCGAAGAACGCGAAGAATATTTAAAGACGTGGACGCCACGCAAACCTGAGCTCAATTGGGTTTCCGATGAAAGCTGGCCTACGCAATACGCGTTTCGGTTCGGTGGCGTACTCTTCATAAGTCTCGATTTTTCAACCGTTCGGTGGCTAGACGAAGAAGAGCGTGTTTGGCTGGAAGACCTTCTCAAAGACTCTGAGAGAAGCGTGATTTTTACCCATGTACCACTTCATCCGATTGCGGCCGGCCGATCCCGCGAAGCCACGCGTGATAGGGCCCTTGAAGAACTCCTTTCTAGACACCCCGTCACTTTGATTCATGGGCATCACCACGCCTATTTTCGCCACCGACACAACGGAATCTCGACGATCTCCATGCCTTGTCTGGGCACCGGTGCACGAAAACTAAAAGGGCAAGCAGATGCGGCGGAAAACGGCGTCGTGATTCTCGAATTCGATGACAAGGAATTCGCGGATACGCTTGTGGCCGCCCCTTCCTTTGAGACGCGTGATTTGAGCACGCTGCCATCAACCTTGGATTGGGAAGATTCGAGTATTGAGCTCTATTTGGGCCCGCTCTTCTGCGAGGCCAGAACGTGTTGA